GCGGCGGCGAGGATCAGGATCGCCGCGTTGACCAGCAGCGCCAGGGCCAGGGAGCCGATGGTGTCGATGCGCGCCAGTTTCACCGCGTCCTGCTTGCTGGCCAGGTCCTTGCCGATCAGCCGGGTCTGCACGATTGACGTGTGCAGGTACAAGTTATGTGGCATCACCGTGGCGCCGAGAATGCCAATCGCCAGGTACAGCGGCGCGGCATCGGCTAGGGCTGACAGTGACGGTTTGAAACCCTGGGCAACGTCCGGCCAGTACGGTTTGATCAATAGCAGTTCGACAAAGAAACACACGCCGATGGTGGCCACCAGCACCAACATGATCGCTTCCAGACGTCGGAAGCCGCGGTTTTGCAAGGCCAGCACCAGCAACGTGTCGAATGCCGTGAGGGCGATGCCGACGGTCAGCGAACAGCCCAGCAGCAAGTGAAACGCCAAGGCACAGCCGAGGACTTCGGCGAGGTCGGTGGCGATGATCGAGATTTCCGCCAGCACCCACTGCGTGCGCGTGGTCCGCGTGCTATAGCGCTGACGGCACAGCTGCGCCAGATCACGCCCGGTGGCGATGCCCAGGCGTGAACATAGACACTGCACCACCATCCCCGCCAGGCTTGCCAGCAGCACCACGAACAACAGGCTGTAGCCAAACCGCGACCCTGCCTCGATGGCGGTCGCCCAGTTGCCTGGGTCCATGTAGCCGATGGACACCAACAGGCCGGGACCGGCAAAACGCAGGACACGCTTAAAAAAAGACGCGCCGGGATCGACGGCAACACTGCCCGCCACTTCTGGCGGACAAAACGGCGCGGTGCCGACTTTGGGCAAACTGAATTTCACTCAACGATCCATCAACAGGTGGAAAGCGCCCAGCTTAGACGTTTCGCCAGCGCGGGTGTATCTGCAAAACCGTAGGAACTGGCCTGCCAGCTCCTACAATTGACCACGGTGCATACGAAAGCTATGGACCACCACAAATCCCCTGTAGGAGCTGGCTTGCCAGCGATGGCGGAGTGTCAGTCACCGAAGATGTTGGCTGTGCCGGCCTCATCGCTGGCAAGCCAGCTCCTACAATTGACCACGGTGCACACGAAAGCCATGGACAACCACAAATCCCCTGTAGGAGCTGGCTTGCCAGCGATGGCGGAGTGTCAGCCACCGGTGATGTTGGATGTGCCGGCCTCATCGCTGGCAAGCCAGTTCCTACAGGGATTGTTTTTGTATACAAAATATCGGTATCTATAGAGCAATCTGGTACCCGCGATGCTAACGTTGCGGTCAGAAATGGATCGGAGATGTGCGCGTGCTGATGCTCAAATTGCTGGTGATTCCAGGGTTCCTGCTGCTGATTTCCCTGGCTGGTAAACGCTGGGGGCCGAGTGTGGCCGGTTGGCTGTCGGGGTTGCCAGTGGTGGTCGGGCCGATTCTGTTTTTCCTCGCCATCGAACAGGGTGAACTGTTCGCCGCCCAATCGGCCATGGCCGCACTGTCGGCGATGTTCGCGATGATTGCCTTTTGCGTGACCTACGCGCAGGTCGCCCAACGTGCCGGAT
The Pseudomonas sp. MYb327 DNA segment above includes these coding regions:
- a CDS encoding Nramp family divalent metal transporter, whose translation is MKFSLPKVGTAPFCPPEVAGSVAVDPGASFFKRVLRFAGPGLLVSIGYMDPGNWATAIEAGSRFGYSLLFVVLLASLAGMVVQCLCSRLGIATGRDLAQLCRQRYSTRTTRTQWVLAEISIIATDLAEVLGCALAFHLLLGCSLTVGIALTAFDTLLVLALQNRGFRRLEAIMLVLVATIGVCFFVELLLIKPYWPDVAQGFKPSLSALADAAPLYLAIGILGATVMPHNLYLHTSIVQTRLIGKDLASKQDAVKLARIDTIGSLALALLVNAAILILAAAAFHQSGHTDVVDIQDAYHLLDPLVGGALASVLFGVALLASGQSSTFTGTIAGQVIMEGFLNLRLPCWQRRLITRGLALIPAFIGVWLMGDDAIGKLLVLSQVVLSLQLPFALYPLIRMTNDQKLMGPLVNRLPTRVLAWGLFVVISGANSWLILQFLG